The window CAGAATATTATACATATGATCCCTCCTCCATTAGCTTTCACATAGGAAAGCAATCAAAATCCAAAATGCAAGTGCATAGGCTACATAGGAATTTCTGAAAAGGTAGATTGTCCTATATTCTTAAAGACTTAGGGGTATCAAAAATCCAAGGCATATGTACAAATAGAAATTTGGGGAAGTTGCATTGATGTCTGAAAGCCCCTAtaatgaacaaatataattgtCATCTATTACAGTTCTCAGGGCCTCATAGTGCATGTGACTGTCTAAACTTCTTATCCAAAAGTGCAACTATACATATTTGtgggaaaaaaaatagaaaaaagcaGAAAACTAAAACATCCTCTGTTACTGTTCTGTTCCAACAAGTCATATCAGTAGAACAGAACGATAAGTAGCATAAACTTAATATCATCTTGTTAAAGTGCTTTAACTTACCAATCCAATCCATCCCATAAACTTTATATCCATTTACATTCAGTTGCTTTGCAAAATCACTATATCTTCCGCTGCAAAAAGGAAACATAAGCCTTTAGTAATAAGAAACGTTAGACATCTCAACATGCTATATATAGTAGAAGGAATATATCGCAGACCTGTGCTCATTAAGACCATGTAAAATAATCACTAATCCCCTGCACAAGAAAGATGACATGGGATGAGCGTCTCTGATGATACAATCAGGAAAGGTTCTTAAAGAGGCGATATATAAACACCCTCActagattttaaaattacaaaataaaatttgcaaCTAAAGAATTCAAATATGCAATACAGAGCTATCTTCAGTTTTGTTATATTACACCGAGTCACAAAGGGGGTACCAGCAACTGATCTGCACTCGAAACAGACCGTAAGGAGGGAGTAGAAGAGAACTAACATGCAACTAATTGCCTGCTCAGCAACATTCAAAGAACTTGTGAGCTTGAACTATCAAAAAATTTCTCATTTTTGTAATCTCTAAAGTGTTACATGAAACCATATTAGCTTAAGCAGCGACCACAATTTTTCTTCCTGAACAAAAATCTAACTGTCTAAATTCCTATCCGTATTCATATTGAATATGTTGATCTCGTATTAGAATTACAGTGGTTGTACATTTGTGGTGCAGCTTAGCTGTTATCAGCATTTAATATTATGAACCTAGAAACTGAACCGCTTATCTCCATGAAGGATTAGCATCTTCTGTTTTTCATTTCCTTCTTAATCAGATCTAGTTAGAACTTATATCAGGAGATTCCCAGTGTATGCTTAGTTTATACAAGTACACCAGAAACAGACCCTCCACAAATCAATATCAATAATTCAATGAAAAGATGAGTGCTTTTTTTCTCCGCATACCACACTACCTAGAATTGTGTGCCACTGATGTCCTGTCAGGATATGACTGCAGAAGTACtgcaataatataatcatttaaaaacttaaataaatCCAAATTCCCTGATACACTAGTGGCATTAAAGCATATTGTAGAATAAATGACAGAGGAGTCACTATCACGAGAATGACACAAGGCAACTGTATCCTCAAGCAAGTGAATCGATGTAAGGTGCATGTAACTCCATGTAAAAAACACATAGTACGTATCACCAGGCAACTACACCAAGTTAAACTCAAGGTATATGCCTATGTTCTATGCCATGGCCAATGAGACAGTAATTAAAGACGAGCTTTCAATGTTAATAACACATTGAAGTCTTATCTACAAATAATACAACATGATATCTCCAAGAAGACACAAagtaatatacataatatataccgGTAAATCTTCATGCTATATATAATGAAAATCAGTCATGATAATTtaaccaaaaatgaaataaaatgcaACATCATAATATTAAATCCACAAAAGAAGGGGAAGAATACTAAAAAGCAAAGACATAACGACAAACATATTTAAATAGCATACAATTTGCTTTTGAACTAAACTATTCATTCatccatatataatttatttgcacATACATCAAACTATCAACAATCACACCTAAAACACCAACAATAAAAGACTTAAAATGAATTATGTAGAGCACTCCACAAACTTGTCAAATTCCGACTATCCTTCTTTAATAGAATTGGTGTTCCTCACAAAAcaaacttattatttgtttgcgTATGCAGTAACACATTATCAACAACCACAAAACAATCACTAACTTACTCGATCACCAATAGAACAATAAACTTACTCGATCACAAATAGAAACTAAAAATCTAAAATCATTACACTAAACTTACTCGATCATGAATAGAACTAGAAATCTAAAATCATAACAATGAACTTACTTAATCACGAatttaacttaaaatttaaaatcataacgATAAAATCGCACCTGACTTTAACAGAAATAGGCGTCCACATTTGCGTAAACAAAGTATCACCTCGGGACGTAACATACATGGCATACTCACGCGCCGTCTGTCCATCAGCATTGCTCTCCTGCGTCACTCTCCGCACCGCAAGCGCACGTCTCGCCGCCACTTCCACCGAGGCACACTTCCACGGCACAATCGTCGTCGGAACCCTAACCGCCTGCAATCCTCTTCCCTTCCTCTCCTCCTTCCCGCTCTTCTCCGGCGACACCGGCGGCGTCACCGCCGGCGCCCTCCGTCCGGTAAACGGCAGCAGCAATATCAACAAAACGGCGTTAATCAACGTCAGCAAACTCCTCCACGCCCGCTCCGACAGAAGCGCGTTAACTCGGCCGCTAGCGCCGGAAGTCAGCATGACGGCGTTTAAATCGTTACCGGACTCCATGGACATGAATTAGTTGAGgtaaattagaatttaattacgaaaaatgatgaataaataagaagaataaatattttttttcgttTGATGATGAGCTTGGATCACCGAAATGTGTTGATAGAAAAATGAGGCATATGAGGTGGTGATCGTAAGCAACAACCATAAAACGAAAAAAAATTGTGTgaagattataatatataataatgtaaataaaaAAGAGAGAGGGAGTTAATTTGGAAGAATCCAGATAAATAGTTGTTTTGCGTTTCAAATTTTGGTGTTGAATGGACCAGAGCTTTCTTCTCTGCGAGGATTATTATCGTCACTCCTATTTATATATGTCCATCTCTGTAACTTTACTGAGTTGTCATGTATTCGATTAAAATTTTAGtcgattgtttttagtctataaattttaatggattgtgtgtgattttgattttgtgcggattcttgataaaatatcgcagagttgataggatttaagcataatgcttcaaaatcccatcgattttgatgagatttcaaaaaacctaaaatacactgaagaatgcaacaaaatccatcattttatgaagtccaaaaaaatccatcagcatttgaataccatcagattttaatggattttaaacaatcccaattgaatactatcggattttgtagtataatttaaaatctcaattgaatacctcaagattttaatggatttcaaacaatcccaattgaataccttcggatttcataaatgaaaaaaatctttaaaatctcaatccaatacacccttcATAGTGTggtaaaattattctttttataaaaaagaattgatttattaattaaaagtccATAAATATAATCgaatatcgctgttgaatcTTTCCTTCTCGGAGAGGCAATTAAGCGATTTGAATATATTCTGAATATATGCACTTGTTTTcatctgattggttttcacctgaATGTTGATGCGATCCGATAATAACCTTTATATCTGAATTAAAAGCATGAAAATCATGTCGATCTATAACTTCGACCATgaagaacatcaaaacacaccacaCAAAATCCAACTCTCACAAGTAAAGAGAGTCtaataaaatccaaataaattgagAACCTATTAAAAGGgaaataatatttcaaacaagaaaacaaaaaataaaggaTTGGGGCTTTCCAttggtgaaaaccgatggaagcctaATGGTGACCGCAAGGGTTGGCTCAACTGGTTAAAGAGAGGATTTGTATCCTCTTGGTAACATGTGGGAATCCGAAGGaggagaatttgtgattatgcatCGTGAACTAGAGTCTGTCGTTTAAGTGTGGCTTACGTTGTCATGTGGTTTGCAGGCTATGTTACTCCGACTCTTCTGTTTAGGTTGtcgtacccgtgtcggacacctCGACACTCGGACAGGACACTTATTTAGTGTCagattttttaactaaaatgtggacactttgactaatttaaaacataaatatgagtCAAACTTACAATCCAAAAGATATAGGtgggaaaaaaaagaagcaagaatGAGATTAAAGTACAAAAAACGCCTAATTTGCAAAATCCCCTACAAAATCATGTCAAATATGAGTTTTATTGTTACTTTTTTTTAAGATGTGTAACTTACCATACTTGTTTATTTCTATACTATAATGTGTCCCCGTACCTATGTCCAAAAATAGGACAGTGTCTTCGTGTTCCCAATTTTCAAAGTTTCCAagtccgacactcggatatGTGTCGTGACATTCGGTACCCGAGCGTGATTAACATAGTTTACATgttattgcgtgagctcgtgtgTTTACCCGGTGCGCACCCGATGGATAGTGCTGCGGCTTCCTACGTTAAGAACGTTAATGGCctgattttcatttttattattacctAAAATTATTCCTTTTAAAAAACTGTGGAAAAGATAAAATGTATTTCTATGAAATTTGAGCATTTATGTGAATTCTCGGAATATTTCTTTATGTAGTTGAatatttggttttaaaatttgaatatttacaCACCTATTATCCTATGATTAAATATCTCgggtatttttattatttgctggtcatatattaattttgtaacAAATGCGAAATTCTATCTTATCCCTGCACGTTGTTTTAAGGTTTAAGTGATTCTAAGAACAGTGATGTACTCGTCAAACAATGGTTCGCATTTTTTGAATGTTTGCTGAGTTGACTGGTTCTTTGAACGCATGTTCTTccttctaaatttattttcgtatattaaaaattaaaaattaatatatcataaacAATTATTGCTCCATCTTATCCCTGTTGTTTATCTTGCGGACCCCATTAACATGCATTTTagaatttcaataaaatataatttcataatttatctttaaaatttttatttcaaataaaattttaattttacatatttatatttaaaaattaattacgagatcatatttttttataatacttatCAGATAATAAAAGAAGTTACAAAAAATGAAAGGAAtgaatgaaatataaaattagaaaaaactaatttcaatttatttactatgtaattatataatttttgttcaACAGTCTCTCAGTCCCATCTATTTTTGTatcatttttcataatatttgacatgtattttaacattttacagcgtataatttttaaattaccttaaaaatatttatttaaaatctcaataaaataatttaacaaaattattttacataaagttatttgtttaaaaaaataagaacattTAAATTCTTACCAATGGACTAGGGAGTATAAGAAAAGCGTGTATAATTAAACATTATCCAGAACTATATGGGCCCACTGCTAGGTGTCCGTTTAGCAGCGCATGTAGATACGTGGAAAAAGTGCGCAGCGGCACGCCTCAACCTCAACCGACTCAATCCGGTCGTAGTGGATGAGCTCACGACACGTGCTCTTACTTCTTTGGCTCTCTTAACTCGAAAGAAACCAGAGTTCCGGAGTACATTTTTTTGGAGTTCGGTGTGCCAACTGCAAAAGTTGCCTAAAGAAGAAGCTCAAACTCAAGTTAGTACAGTTATGAAATATGATGTGACTGGAATGGGCCACTTCGGCCCAGCCCACCTTAGCAAAATTTCGTTAGTTATATATTGGTAATTAGTTTTGTACTTCCTGTCATAAATGTTATAAATTTGAAGGTTTGAATTGAACGACTTTAAATATGGAGATGGTGTCGGAGTTTTCACCCAAACTTCGGGCTAAAAGTTATTAAGCTtgagaaaaaaaagagagttgAGAACTAAGTATTATTTCTCATAACGACTATAGTTCAATTTACAGATTCACAACAACTGGTTGTAACCGAACAATTTCAATATACATTCACATAACTTATTTGCCTATAAAACACTAACTGCAGTAACTAAAAGACCAGCAAAGACTCTTTAGTATCGTACCCCATTTTCTCCAGGTTTGGAGTCACCGCATGTTCTATCATCGCCGGTGGACCGCAGGCCAACGCCAACGCATCGACGCATCCGGCCGGTATACGTTCCCTCAACACACTTTCACTGATACGCCCCACGCTATATTTCCAATCTTGTCTCAAACTTTTTCCAATAACATACCAAACTTTTACCCTGTCTCTGTACTTCTCAGCCCAAGCATCCAGTTCTTCCCTTAACAATATATCATCTTCGGTCCGATTTGCAAACACGACGGACATTTTCGTCTCATCTTCGGGATCCTTTAGTATTGCTTGCATTACTTGATAAATTGGTGTGATTCCACTTCCACCAGCTATCATGGCCAGTTTTTTTGCAAATTTTTGCTTTCCACTTACCATGAAATTTCCCTTGCCAAGATACTCAATGTGACCGACTGGCCCCTTTATATGTAACGCGGTGCCTAATGGAATCGAGTCCAGATACTGAGACATTGTTCCGCCATTGGGGAAATTGGGATTTGTATCTTTGAAGTATATCTTCACAACTAGATCAAAATAGCCTACTTCATCGACTGAGCTTGATGGCGTGTAGGCTCTCATGCAAAGCTTTCCGTCAATTGTGGCACACAGAAATAAGTGCTTTCCAACAGGTAATCCGAGGGTTTGATCGGATGAAGGCAATGCAAACCGGAATAATCTCACGTCATGTGAAATTGAGGTTTTCTGCACGAGCTTGCACGCGACTTTTTCACGGCCAACAAGAGCAATGTTTTGCTTGATTGTGGATCGTTCTGATACTTTTGTGTTTATTTCACCATGACAAGAACTAGGTTGTGGAATTTCGGTAGCCATCAACTCTCCAATTCGAAAGGGTTCAAGTAGCTGTTTCGCCTTGTCAGAGTGAATGGCTTCAAATTCCTCTGTGCAGTCTGTTCCCGCATTGATGAGTATGCTGTCAGTGCCCCCGGGATGATCTTTGAGGAACTTGGTGCAGTCGTATACGTGACCATGGACAGCGATCCACGGAGAATCAACCGAATTATGTTTTTTCAACTCAGACATTGTGAAAACCTTGTCCGCAGAGGTACTATTGGCTATGAAGGGTGATGAAAGGGTCTTCTTTAGCATCTTATTTGCTTCAGAAGATTTTTCAAGCTGTTTTTCAGCTGCCATCCACCCTCCAGACTGGTTTCCAGGCAGCACTGGATGTTCAAACATAATCCCAATCTCGCCATTTTCTGGTTTTCTCAAACTCGTCTTAACTCGAAACCAGCAGTTGTTCATCATTccctaaaattaaaaacatcacAGCAGCAATTAATTAAGAGTAATGCTAAACACATAAAAACAGATACAAAAATATTTACAGAATGACGTGAATTTTACTATCATTACTATTTCATGATTCTTTATCATCTATACTCTGATTTTCTTTcagagtactccctccgtccccttgagttgtatacattgggggacggggacgcggcacagactttaatgctcctgtaaagtgtagttgtgtaatttattttttaatttttttttctgaattaaagtttggatgttatatttttattcagaaaaaaaaaatctcaaaaataagttacggaactatattttataagagcattgaaatgcgtgtcgagcagttgaaaagaaacgtatacaattaaatgggacagagggagtaacatataCTAGGTTCACAGAAACGGATACAGAACATACCATGAGGTTCCAGTTGAGCTTCTCGGGCTGCGTGTTATGAGACTCATCCCAAGCGCGGACAGCAATTTCCTTGGAAGCAAGCAGAGCCATCATGTCGACGTCCAGGGACCAAAAGCACCAGCACCAATATTTACCATACTTGTTCGGCTTCTCTTGGTGGTCCACTTTGCACTGGTACCAGCTCTCTCCGCCGTCCATCGTCACCTCTACACGTATCACTTTCTTTCCCCCACCTTCATTTATGCAATCAATATATCAGATACCATATACAGTTACACAAATACATCATCCATTTGCTCTATTATGTATTAACACAACCAActgtttaaaaaattatattaaatgacaTCTCCCCAGTGAACTCTAGCCTCTGAAAATCCGACAACAGAAAATAACAAATGACGTTGTATACGTTGTATTCAGTGACCCTTCAGATTTGGAAAAAGTCTGACCCTTTCAGATCTAACAGCAACAACAAACTGCGTGCTCTGATTCAATAGCACGCCAtacgagaaaaagaaaaataaatatataaaataaatttatataatacaaTAACAATAGTAAATTATTTGTATCAAATAATTTGTTGCACGGTCTGATGCCAACTTCTCCACCAACCTAGGACACCATTTTCTCCCACCCCTCTAGATATTTCATTCCAACAATACTCAATTATAATTTACCTATCATAATTTTCATCATTTTGGGTTGCTGTAAATAAAAAACTTTAACTAAATCATCATATGtgaaaaatctttttttttctttttttacctGAATATGCATAACCCTTCAGAGTGTAGGGAGTCTGAGTTGTCCAAGAGTTTATAGCCAATATTTCTTCGTGACTAGGTGTTGTAATCGCTGAATTTGTATTTAGCTCGGTGATGGTGTACTCTGGTTTGTACCACCAGGCTGCAAATACGATACACATTATAAATTTTACCAACAAACGGACTAAGGATCATTCTAACGTGTGTCCATGGACAGACACTAGAAAATCggttaaaataaagaagaagacaGAATGTATTGGTTAGTATGGTACCTTCGGCATTGGCTAGCTCAGCATCGACATGAGAAGGAAGAACCTTATTATCCTTCAAGTGATAATAATTGTCCGATTCTTGAGTTGTTACGATGATCCGCTTCAGCCATTTCACCATCCTTCCTCCGATAAATCCAGGAATAATTATCCTCACTGGAAATCCGTGGTCCGGAGCCAAACGCTCACCATTTTGCATGTAAGCCAGCATAATATCTCTCGATGGATCCATCGCAAACTCTTTCTTGATACTAGTACCGTATTTGGATCCGCCTCCTCCAGGCAGATCCTCCGCACCCTCAAAACAGACGTTGAGGGCGCCAGATTTACGACTAAAAATTCCACACTTAGTTAAAATGTGGTGTAGTGGCACACCCCGCCATACAGAATTCGATATGGCAGATGCGCCCCAGTTAAAGCCTAATGACTTTTTAGTCATGTTTTGTTCTTTTCTTCGATTTCCAGCACAGACCAGAGTCACAGGGAGTTCCCTGCTGGGGAACTCCGTGACTAATTGGTCCATGGTGAAACAAAGCGGATGTTTCACCAGTCCGCAAATCTCCACGGTCCAGGTGTCCCAGCTCGCGTGTGGGACTGCACCGTGGTTGCGGACGTAATGCAGGGGCACGGGGGTTAAGaacccgtgttgcattaagcgAGGCAGGGGTGCCTCGCTGTTGAATGGATGTTTTCCAGTAAGTCGAACCATAGAAGGATTTCTTTCAATCCAATTATCTGATGTGTTTTCGTCTCGTGGATCATAAACGGACGGTTCGA of the Daucus carota subsp. sativus chromosome 4, DH1 v3.0, whole genome shotgun sequence genome contains:
- the LOC108215759 gene encoding nitrate reductase [NADH]; the encoded protein is MATSVQNRLHHLEPGFNALNRNYNKSGFRSDSPARSCSLPGNQILFTSPKKSILLEDDYSSDEDDFNSDYQEMIEKANVELEPSVYDPRDENTSDNWIERNPSMVRLTGKHPFNSEAPLPRLMQHGFLTPVPLHYVRNHGAVPHASWDTWTVEICGLVKHPLCFTMDQLVTEFPSRELPVTLVCAGNRRKEQNMTKKSLGFNWGASAISNSVWRGVPLHHILTKCGIFSRKSGALNVCFEGAEDLPGGGGSKYGTSIKKEFAMDPSRDIMLAYMQNGERLAPDHGFPVRIIIPGFIGGRMVKWLKRIIVTTQESDNYYHLKDNKVLPSHVDAELANAEAWWYKPEYTITELNTNSAITTPSHEEILAINSWTTQTPYTLKGYAYSGGGKKVIRVEVTMDGGESWYQCKVDHQEKPNKYGKYWCWCFWSLDVDMMALLASKEIAVRAWDESHNTQPEKLNWNLMGMMNNCWFRVKTSLRKPENGEIGIMFEHPVLPGNQSGGWMAAEKQLEKSSEANKMLKKTLSSPFIANSTSADKVFTMSELKKHNSVDSPWIAVHGHVYDCTKFLKDHPGGTDSILINAGTDCTEEFEAIHSDKAKQLLEPFRIGELMATEIPQPSSCHGEINTKVSERSTIKQNIALVGREKVACKLVQKTSISHDVRLFRFALPSSDQTLGLPVGKHLFLCATIDGKLCMRAYTPSSSVDEVGYFDLVVKIYFKDTNPNFPNGGTMSQYLDSIPLGTALHIKGPVGHIEYLGKGNFMVSGKQKFAKKLAMIAGGSGITPIYQVMQAILKDPEDETKMSVVFANRTEDDILLREELDAWAEKYRDRVKVWYVIGKSLRQDWKYSVGRISESVLRERIPAGCVDALALACGPPAMIEHAVTPNLEKMGYDTKESLLVF